GTTGATGGCATGCGATATCGAGGCAAGGATTATAAACTGATTCGCTTCAAGAATTTTCTTGAGAGGTTGATGTTTCGACGCAATGGAATGAAGATGGTGCAATTTTGCGTTCGGTGGACTTTTCTTAAATGGCATCTTGATGAATATCGTTTTTTGACATGGCTACATGATGCAGTAAGGTGCAATGTTGAAGTGCTTTATCTTGACCTCTGTATATTTCTTCCAGGAGCTTTAAAAATTCCACTTTGTGTTTTGCATTGTGAATCGTTGAGGTTTCTAACAGTGAGTTTGTATGGTGGGGTTCTCCAACTGCCGTCGTCAAGTGGGTTCACGAAGCTTCAATCGTTATCGTTAACACGTGTTCGAGTTCTTGACGACCTTTTTGTGGAACAAGTCTTGTCTTCCTGCAATTCCCTTGATAAGTTATGCCTTGATGGCGTTAATGGGATTAATAACATTAACATCCGGTCATCATCTCTAAAATATCTAGAAATTAGGAGTTATGAACATGATGGCCTCTTTCATCTTAATGTCTTTGGGGAGTGGCTTGAGGAGTTGATAATACATTGGAAATTTACTCCCTCTGGTGGTACATCACTAAAAATGGCTACTCCCCATCTAAAATGTTTTACATGGGGCGGATTTCCCCCAGATAACTATTTTTTTGGGAACTTAAAGTGTTTACGTTCTTGTGCATTAAGTCTTGAACAACTTTCTAGCTCATGGAGGCCCCCGTACTTGGAGGAGTTTTTCCACATTTTAGAACATATCGAAGAACTAATGATACATGCACAGTGTCTTAAGGTAAACAACCCCATCATTTCTAACTCAGTagctttaatcattttttatttgttatagtacctttttatttgttttttgctttgaaaaagCAATACAAAAGCAGCTATAAGAATTTTGAACTCCTTTAATgtataaatgcaattttgatTTCTTGTATTTGATTAGTTTGCCATGCAATTTGATGATGTGGAACTCGTAGCACACATCTGCAAGAAAAAGCCTATTGTGGTTAGGCCTTATAAAAAATGGTCTATTCTTTTTAAAAGATGGAAGTTACTATGATGGTGGTAAATCTGTCGGACATTGTATTAAAAGTTCCACTGtattaaaaagttcattttaGGAACTTTTGTTATCTTGCAATCAAAAGCTGTCGGACATTTTGGTAAATCTGAATCTTGTTGTGTAAAGATAAAGATTGTCTTCAAGAATACTTTTGGCACCATTGAACttggattttgtatttatttgtttatctcTGGGCttatacaaaataacaagatgTGAAATTATTACTCACTATCATGTTTTATTCAATTTAGGTGAAGGTTAGATAAACTTGTTGCTTGAGCTGGCAAGATATCTACATGTAAATTTGGTGTTCTTGAGAAATTATGA
Above is a genomic segment from Corylus avellana chromosome ca9, CavTom2PMs-1.0 containing:
- the LOC132161805 gene encoding F-box/FBD/LRR-repeat protein At5g56420-like, with amino-acid sequence MIMDLSQSSSLSQSKGRFVENSDKISNLPTHIAHHILSFLMMEDIARLSMVSKWWQELCRSISSLTVDGMRYRGKDYKLIRFKNFLERLMFRRNGMKMVQFCVRWTFLKWHLDEYRFLTWLHDAVRCNVEVLYLDLCIFLPGALKIPLCVLHCESLRFLTVSLYGGVLQLPSSSGFTKLQSLSLTRVRVLDDLFVEQVLSSCNSLDKLCLDGVNGINNINIRSSSLKYLEIRSYEHDGLFHLNVFGEWLEELIIHWKFTPSGGTSLKMATPHLKCFTWGGFPPDNYFFGNLKCLRSCALSLEQLSSSWRPPYLEEFFHILEHIEELMIHAQCLKALFKAGMLPIPLKHLHTLRINLSSSDSVDGDVYKAIALLMKGVANVLGLFIDVKPSPKKRRNLRQA